In Microbacterium galbinum, a single window of DNA contains:
- a CDS encoding PHP domain-containing protein has protein sequence MAPEHPRRFVGPADLHLHSNHSDGTEAPAEVVRQAHAHGLRTIALTDHDRTTGWGEAAEATAALGMTFLPGMELSAKHDWRSVHVLGYLFDPDDAALRAETDRIRGDRIGRAERIVRSIGRDYDLHWDDVLAQTTPDATVGRPHIADALVARGIVRDRTEAFDGILHPREGYYEPHYAPDPLTAVRLITDAGGVAIIAHPVTSGRDRMMPMSFLEQLIDAGLGGFEIDHRENTEAGKALLRELAARRDLIVTGSSDYHGSGKPNRPGENTTSDEMVERLIARASGTTPRYP, from the coding sequence ATGGCCCCTGAGCACCCCCGTCGATTCGTCGGTCCCGCCGACCTGCATCTGCACTCGAATCACTCCGACGGAACCGAGGCGCCGGCCGAGGTCGTGCGCCAGGCGCACGCGCACGGACTGCGCACGATCGCGCTCACCGACCACGACCGCACGACCGGTTGGGGCGAGGCGGCGGAGGCGACGGCGGCGCTGGGAATGACCTTCCTGCCGGGGATGGAACTGTCGGCGAAGCACGACTGGCGCAGCGTCCACGTGCTGGGCTACCTGTTCGACCCCGACGACGCGGCCCTGCGGGCGGAGACGGATCGCATCCGCGGCGACCGCATCGGCCGGGCCGAGCGGATCGTCCGCAGCATCGGCCGCGATTACGACCTGCACTGGGACGACGTGCTCGCCCAGACCACGCCGGACGCGACGGTCGGTCGCCCGCACATCGCGGATGCGCTCGTCGCACGAGGAATCGTCCGCGATCGCACCGAGGCGTTCGACGGCATCCTGCATCCGCGCGAGGGGTATTACGAGCCGCACTACGCGCCGGATCCGCTCACCGCCGTCCGGCTCATCACGGACGCCGGGGGAGTGGCGATCATCGCCCACCCGGTGACCTCCGGTCGCGACCGTATGATGCCGATGTCGTTCCTGGAGCAGCTGATCGACGCGGGGCTCGGCGGCTTCGAGATCGACCATCGGGAGAACACCGAGGCAGGGAAGGCCCTGCTGCGCGAACTCGCCGCTCGACGCGATCTCATCGTCACCGGCTCCAGCGACTACCACGGCAGCGGCAAGCCCAACCGGCCCGGGGAGAACACCACGAGCGACGAGATGGTCGAGCGCCTGATCGCGCGCGCCTCCGGTACCACACCGCGCTACCCCTGA
- a CDS encoding endonuclease/exonuclease/phosphatase family protein yields the protein MFRLLGILITVLFAAATAVVVWPQFFRLEQTYPFAQVVAARGVVLGIFVVIALLALLLLLARPLRGFAASILIVALLGAGATGIIGATRGFGTSALPDKTETSVRVLTWNTAGEAVSADQIAQEILDQGADIVALPETTEAVGERIALMLREQGHPMWVHHVQFRPDVPDGPQSWQTTVLVSPDLGEYSVIESSQDGTSNTGSVPSVVLMPVDGSGPTVVAVHAVAPRVEEMQQWQSDLQWIADQCPAGDFILAGDFNATIDHMAGLGVEGGDIGYCRDVASRTGNGVVGTWPSSLPPLAGAPIDHVMASQNWTPTGSVVLDDAGGSDHRALVVQLEPAG from the coding sequence ATGTTTCGCCTCCTCGGAATCCTGATCACCGTGCTGTTCGCCGCCGCCACGGCCGTCGTGGTGTGGCCGCAGTTCTTCCGGCTGGAGCAGACCTATCCCTTCGCGCAGGTCGTCGCGGCGCGCGGTGTGGTGCTGGGCATCTTCGTGGTGATCGCGCTCCTGGCGCTGCTGCTGCTACTCGCCCGCCCGCTGCGCGGCTTCGCCGCCTCGATCCTCATCGTCGCGCTGCTCGGAGCCGGAGCGACCGGAATCATCGGAGCGACCCGCGGATTCGGCACGTCGGCCCTCCCCGACAAGACGGAGACGAGCGTCCGTGTTCTGACCTGGAACACCGCCGGCGAGGCGGTGTCGGCCGACCAGATCGCCCAGGAGATCCTCGACCAGGGAGCCGATATCGTCGCGCTCCCCGAGACGACCGAGGCCGTGGGCGAGCGCATCGCGCTCATGCTGCGCGAGCAGGGGCATCCGATGTGGGTGCACCACGTGCAGTTCCGCCCCGACGTGCCCGACGGCCCGCAGTCCTGGCAGACGACCGTCCTGGTCTCCCCCGACCTCGGGGAGTACTCGGTCATCGAATCGTCGCAGGACGGCACGAGCAACACCGGCTCGGTGCCCAGCGTCGTGCTGATGCCGGTCGACGGGAGCGGGCCCACGGTCGTGGCGGTGCACGCCGTGGCCCCCCGCGTGGAGGAGATGCAGCAGTGGCAGTCCGATCTCCAGTGGATCGCCGACCAGTGCCCCGCGGGCGATTTCATCCTCGCGGGCGACTTCAACGCGACGATCGACCACATGGCCGGTCTCGGCGTCGAGGGCGGTGACATCGGGTACTGCCGCGATGTCGCTTCGCGCACCGGGAACGGAGTCGTCGGAACCTGGCCCAGCTCGCTGCCCCCGTTGGCGGGCGCGCCGATCGATCATGTGATGGCCTCGCAGAACTGGACGCCCACCGGTTCGGTCGTGCTCGACGACGCCGGCGGCAGCGATCACCGTGCCCTCGTGGTGCAGCTCGAGCCCGCCGGCTGA
- a CDS encoding aminopeptidase P family protein — MSTAAERDTIAEPDVENSNTNRKQPFPQGFLDTISTGWAERPETLPGAREQAPYAAVRRAALSAAFPGKRLVIPAGSLKQRSNDTDYVFRAHSAFAHLTGWASDTEPDSVLVFDPTDDGHDVTLYFRERADRTTTEFYADATVGEFWIGPRPSLAGVAADLALTTAHLAEFAPAEGELVLDEDETLTRTVSELRLIKDDFEIAEMRRAVEITAAGFDDIIRELPSAVAHARGERVVEGVFHRRAREDGNGEGYDTIAASGPHACYLHWTRNDGAVVPGDLILVDAGVEADSLYTADITRTLPVSGTFTDVQRRVYEAVREAADVAFAAAKVGVRFRDIHAAAMTVIAARVAEWGLLPVTAEEALDADAGGQHRRYMVHGTSHHLGIDVHDCAQARREMYYDGIVAPGMVFTIEPGLYFQIDDLTVPAELRGIGVRIEDDILMTEDGPVNLSAGIPRTADEIEAWIARVQS, encoded by the coding sequence ATGAGCACCGCAGCAGAACGCGACACGATCGCCGAACCCGACGTCGAGAACAGCAACACGAATCGCAAGCAGCCGTTCCCGCAGGGCTTCCTCGACACCATCTCGACCGGGTGGGCCGAGCGTCCCGAGACGCTTCCCGGCGCGCGCGAGCAGGCACCCTACGCCGCCGTGCGCCGCGCCGCGCTCTCGGCCGCGTTCCCCGGTAAGCGCCTCGTCATCCCGGCGGGCTCCCTCAAGCAGCGCAGCAACGACACCGACTACGTGTTCCGTGCGCACTCCGCCTTCGCGCACCTCACCGGCTGGGCATCCGACACCGAGCCCGACTCGGTGCTCGTCTTCGACCCGACCGACGACGGTCACGACGTGACCCTGTACTTCCGCGAGCGTGCCGACCGCACCACGACCGAGTTCTACGCCGACGCCACCGTCGGAGAGTTCTGGATCGGACCACGCCCCTCGCTGGCCGGTGTCGCCGCCGACCTCGCCCTCACCACCGCGCACCTGGCCGAGTTCGCGCCGGCCGAGGGAGAGCTGGTGCTCGATGAGGACGAGACGCTGACCCGTACGGTCTCCGAGCTGCGCCTCATCAAGGACGACTTCGAGATCGCCGAGATGCGACGTGCGGTCGAGATCACCGCCGCGGGCTTCGACGACATCATCCGCGAGCTCCCCTCCGCCGTGGCGCACGCGCGCGGCGAGCGCGTCGTCGAGGGCGTGTTCCACCGCCGGGCACGCGAGGACGGCAACGGAGAGGGATACGACACCATCGCCGCCTCCGGGCCCCACGCCTGCTACCTGCACTGGACCCGCAACGACGGCGCCGTGGTGCCCGGCGATCTGATCCTCGTCGACGCCGGTGTCGAGGCCGACAGCCTCTACACCGCCGACATCACCCGCACGCTGCCCGTCTCCGGCACGTTCACCGATGTGCAGCGCCGTGTCTACGAAGCCGTGCGCGAAGCGGCCGACGTCGCCTTCGCCGCCGCGAAGGTCGGGGTGCGCTTCCGCGACATCCACGCTGCGGCCATGACCGTGATCGCCGCTCGCGTCGCGGAGTGGGGTCTGCTCCCCGTCACGGCCGAGGAGGCCCTCGACGCCGACGCCGGCGGCCAGCACCGCCGCTACATGGTGCACGGCACCTCGCACCACCTCGGCATCGACGTGCACGACTGCGCCCAGGCTCGCCGCGAGATGTACTACGACGGCATCGTCGCCCCGGGCATGGTGTTCACGATCGAGCCCGGCCTGTACTTCCAGATCGACGATCTCACCGTCCCCGCCGAACTCCGCGGGATCGGCGTGCGCATCGAGGACGACATCCTCATGACCGAGGACGGTCCCGTCAACCTCTCGGCCGGCATCCCCCGCACGGCCGACGAGATCGAGGCCTGGATCGCCCGCGTCCAGAGCTGA
- a CDS encoding alpha/beta hydrolase family protein translates to MLASGRSSFEVALPAGGTQVSVERTPGEGRTTILIAHGAGAGMDHPFLTGLAAALTEAGFSTARFNFPYVEQGRRMPGPAAHAIATWRAAVAAERELDPTARIIAAGKSYGGRMASMAVAEGLDVDALVYLGYPLHSPGAPEKLRAEHLPAIAVPQLFIEGSNDPFIQPLTQFEEVFETCRDARVAWIDGGGHSFEVKGRKRPASDIGAGLAPLLVDFAARI, encoded by the coding sequence ATGCTCGCATCCGGACGCTCGTCGTTCGAGGTCGCCCTGCCCGCAGGTGGAACGCAGGTCTCGGTCGAGCGCACCCCGGGCGAGGGGCGTACGACGATCCTGATCGCGCACGGTGCGGGCGCCGGAATGGACCACCCGTTCCTCACCGGGCTCGCCGCGGCGTTGACGGAGGCCGGGTTCTCGACCGCTCGGTTCAACTTCCCCTACGTGGAGCAGGGGCGACGGATGCCGGGCCCCGCCGCGCACGCGATCGCGACGTGGCGCGCCGCCGTCGCCGCGGAGCGGGAGCTCGACCCGACGGCGCGGATCATCGCGGCCGGCAAGTCGTACGGCGGCCGGATGGCCTCGATGGCCGTGGCCGAGGGACTCGACGTCGACGCTCTCGTCTATCTCGGCTATCCGTTGCACTCGCCGGGCGCCCCCGAGAAGCTGCGCGCCGAGCATCTGCCGGCGATCGCCGTGCCCCAGCTGTTCATCGAGGGCTCGAACGACCCGTTCATCCAGCCGCTCACGCAGTTCGAGGAGGTCTTCGAGACCTGCCGGGATGCGCGCGTCGCCTGGATCGACGGCGGAGGTCACAGCTTCGAGGTGAAGGGGCGCAAGCGTCCGGCATCCGATATCGGTGCCGGGCTCGCGCCCCTCCTCGTGGACTTCGCCGCCCGGATCTGA
- a CDS encoding general stress protein — translation MSMLNRPVNSADTGEMVASTRDYATAQKTVSTLIAAEIPARDIAIVGQGVRTVERITGRLGYATAARSGAVNGVLIGLFLSAILVIGNPEVPIQLFLGFVLIGVAIGMILSLVTFAIVRRRRDFASVTQLAADHYEVTVLPASLAKARQALGTARQAPVRPPVDLDEPPRYGERITPGSQGQAPVPSGEPVIPPRPAAPVAPGADAPTAPEADDKGKPAKPGEGDAPAAGTPEPA, via the coding sequence ATGAGCATGCTCAACCGTCCCGTGAACAGCGCCGACACCGGCGAGATGGTGGCGTCCACCCGTGACTACGCCACCGCGCAGAAGACCGTGTCGACGCTGATCGCCGCCGAGATCCCCGCCCGTGACATCGCGATCGTGGGCCAGGGCGTCCGCACGGTCGAGCGCATCACCGGTCGCCTCGGCTACGCGACGGCCGCGCGTTCCGGCGCGGTGAACGGCGTGCTCATCGGTCTCTTCCTCTCGGCGATCCTCGTGATCGGCAACCCCGAGGTCCCGATCCAGCTGTTCCTGGGCTTCGTGCTCATCGGCGTGGCGATCGGCATGATCCTCAGCCTCGTGACCTTCGCGATCGTCCGCCGACGTCGCGACTTCGCGAGTGTGACGCAGCTGGCGGCCGACCACTACGAGGTCACGGTGCTGCCGGCGTCGCTGGCGAAGGCTCGTCAGGCGCTGGGGACCGCCCGCCAGGCGCCCGTGCGCCCGCCCGTCGATCTCGACGAGCCCCCGCGCTACGGCGAGCGGATCACGCCGGGGAGCCAGGGCCAGGCGCCCGTGCCCTCCGGCGAACCGGTGATCCCGCCGCGGCCCGCCGCACCGGTCGCTCCCGGAGCGGACGCGCCGACCGCGCCCGAGGCCGACGACAAGGGTAAGCCCGCGAAGCCGGGCGAGGGCGACGCTCCCGCTGCAGGTACGCCCGAGCCCGCCTGA
- a CDS encoding magnesium transporter MgtE N-terminal domain-containing protein yields the protein MSTQRVFAARLAGCAVFDPVGDRLGKVRDVVIVYRSTAAPRVIGLVVEIPGRRHVFLSIGRVTSIRSGQVISTGLINVRRFSPRAGEVRVLAEMLGRRVSFADGSGTAVIEDVAIEPNRLGEWAVSQLFLRKPKTSASPFAKGSTTFAAWSEVTEERAPGESQSAEQLVASYSELHAADLANTLLDLPQQRMIEVAEELSDDRLADAMEEMPEDEQVHILDRLGDERAADILDQMEPDDAADLLAQLPPNRLEHLLELMEPEEAEDVRMLLRYGPDTAGGLMTPEPIVLSADATVAEALALIRRHELHPALAAAVFVTLPPFETPTGRLLGVVHFQRMLRYPPHERLGAIVDDSLEPVSATASAAEVARLLASYDLVSLPVVDAAHRLVGAISVDDVLDYLLPDDWRTHDVDEVSDDTTTEVR from the coding sequence GTGAGCACACAACGGGTATTCGCCGCGCGCCTGGCCGGTTGCGCCGTCTTCGACCCCGTGGGCGACCGGCTCGGCAAGGTCCGAGACGTCGTCATCGTGTACCGAAGTACCGCGGCCCCCCGCGTGATCGGCCTCGTCGTCGAGATCCCGGGCCGTCGCCACGTCTTCCTGTCGATCGGTCGGGTCACCTCGATCCGCTCCGGTCAGGTCATCAGCACCGGGCTCATCAACGTGCGCCGCTTCTCGCCGCGCGCCGGCGAGGTGCGCGTCCTCGCCGAGATGCTGGGGCGCCGCGTCAGCTTCGCCGACGGCAGCGGCACGGCCGTGATCGAAGACGTCGCCATCGAGCCGAATCGACTCGGCGAGTGGGCCGTCAGCCAGCTGTTCCTCCGGAAGCCGAAGACCAGTGCCTCGCCGTTCGCGAAGGGCTCGACGACCTTCGCCGCCTGGAGCGAGGTCACCGAGGAGCGCGCGCCCGGTGAGTCGCAGTCCGCCGAACAGCTCGTGGCGTCGTACTCCGAGCTGCACGCGGCCGACCTCGCCAACACGCTCCTCGATCTGCCGCAGCAGCGCATGATCGAGGTCGCCGAGGAGCTGTCCGACGACCGCCTCGCCGACGCCATGGAGGAGATGCCCGAGGACGAGCAGGTGCACATCCTCGACCGCCTCGGCGACGAGCGCGCCGCCGACATCCTCGACCAGATGGAACCGGACGACGCGGCCGACCTGCTCGCCCAGCTCCCGCCGAACCGCCTGGAGCACCTCCTCGAGCTCATGGAGCCGGAGGAGGCCGAAGACGTGCGCATGCTGCTGCGCTACGGCCCCGACACCGCCGGCGGGCTCATGACGCCCGAGCCGATCGTGCTCTCGGCCGACGCGACGGTCGCCGAGGCGCTCGCGCTGATCCGCCGCCACGAGCTGCACCCCGCCCTCGCGGCCGCGGTCTTCGTCACCCTTCCCCCGTTCGAGACCCCGACGGGCCGCCTCCTCGGCGTCGTGCACTTCCAACGGATGCTGCGCTACCCGCCGCACGAGCGCCTCGGCGCGATCGTCGACGACAGTCTCGAACCGGTGTCCGCCACGGCCTCCGCGGCCGAGGTCGCCCGTCTGCTGGCCAGCTACGACCTCGTCTCGCTCCCCGTCGTCGATGCCGCGCACCGGCTCGTCGGTGCGATCAGCGTCGACGATGTGCTCGACTACCTGCTGCCCGACGACTGGCGCACGCACGATGTCGATGAGGTGTCGGACGACACGACCACGGAGGTGCGCTGA
- a CDS encoding DUF1003 domain-containing protein, translating to MARSPRLDAPLGRGTTRQRPTSRDRFGRFTEWVARAMGTPAFLLILSLFCILWIVWNTMSPTSLRFDDAALGFTALTLVLSLQASYAAPLILLAQNRQDDRDRVQIEQDRQRAERNLADTEYLAREIVALRMALEERNSHVVTRDVLRQELKALLADLGDHDADPEAPAASPAPTTGPVATRPPRRPRA from the coding sequence ATGGCCCGCTCCCCCCGCCTCGACGCCCCGCTCGGGCGCGGCACGACCCGTCAGCGTCCGACCTCGCGCGACCGCTTCGGACGGTTCACCGAGTGGGTCGCCCGCGCGATGGGCACACCGGCGTTCCTGCTGATCCTCAGCCTGTTCTGCATCCTGTGGATCGTGTGGAACACGATGTCGCCCACGAGCCTGCGGTTCGACGACGCCGCCCTCGGATTCACCGCTCTGACCCTCGTGCTCTCGTTGCAGGCCTCCTACGCCGCGCCGCTGATCCTGCTCGCGCAGAACCGGCAGGACGACCGTGACCGGGTGCAGATCGAGCAGGACCGTCAGCGCGCCGAGCGGAACCTCGCCGACACCGAGTACCTCGCCCGCGAGATCGTCGCGCTGCGCATGGCGCTCGAGGAGCGCAACTCGCACGTCGTCACGCGCGACGTGCTGCGACAGGAGCTCAAGGCGCTGCTCGCCGACCTCGGTGACCACGACGCGGACCCCGAGGCCCCCGCGGCCTCCCCCGCGCCGACCACGGGGCCGGTGGCGACGCGGCCTCCGCGTCGTCCGCGCGCATGA
- a CDS encoding Mrp/NBP35 family ATP-binding protein, with product MTSADDVRRAVAAVSDPELRRPIGDLDMVRDIVVEGGSATVGIVLTIVGCPAATKIESDVRRAAASVPGIDAVEVEVGVMTPEERKRLTEKLRDGRAPRQMPFGPDSLTRVILVSSGKGGVGKSTVTANLAVALADLGLAVGLVDADVHGFSIPGLLGIPAGTQPTRIDDLMLPPVAHGVKTISIGMFLREGEGVVAWRGPMLHRTVSQFLTDVHFGDLDILLIDMPPGTGDIAISIGQLLPHAEVLVVTTPQAAAAEVAIRSGLVARQTGQRVIGVVENMAGLTLPDGTVVDLFGAGGGAAVAEALSSDGADVPLLASIPLSPALRAGGDAGAPVVLDAETDAAATTIRALARSLAGRGRGLAGRPLPMSLG from the coding sequence ATGACGTCCGCCGATGACGTCCGACGCGCGGTCGCCGCGGTATCCGATCCGGAACTCCGACGTCCGATCGGCGACCTCGACATGGTGCGCGACATCGTCGTGGAGGGCGGCAGCGCCACCGTCGGGATCGTCCTGACGATCGTCGGATGCCCGGCCGCGACGAAGATCGAGTCCGATGTGCGCCGTGCCGCGGCATCCGTTCCCGGCATAGACGCCGTCGAGGTCGAGGTCGGGGTGATGACGCCCGAGGAGCGCAAGCGCCTGACCGAGAAGCTGCGCGACGGCAGGGCACCCCGCCAGATGCCCTTCGGCCCGGACTCGCTGACCCGCGTGATCCTCGTCTCCAGCGGCAAGGGCGGCGTCGGCAAGTCGACCGTCACCGCGAATCTCGCCGTCGCCCTCGCCGACCTCGGCCTCGCGGTCGGCCTCGTCGACGCGGATGTGCACGGCTTCTCCATCCCCGGGTTGCTGGGCATCCCCGCCGGCACGCAGCCGACGCGCATCGACGACCTCATGCTGCCGCCGGTCGCGCACGGGGTGAAGACCATATCGATCGGGATGTTCCTGCGCGAAGGCGAGGGCGTGGTCGCCTGGCGCGGCCCCATGCTGCACCGCACCGTGTCGCAGTTCCTCACGGACGTGCACTTCGGCGACCTCGACATCCTGCTGATCGACATGCCGCCGGGCACCGGCGACATCGCCATCTCGATCGGACAGCTGCTGCCGCACGCCGAGGTGCTCGTGGTGACGACCCCGCAGGCGGCCGCCGCCGAGGTCGCCATCCGCAGCGGACTCGTCGCCCGCCAGACCGGCCAGCGCGTGATCGGGGTGGTCGAGAACATGGCGGGGCTCACCCTTCCCGACGGGACCGTGGTCGATCTGTTCGGTGCGGGCGGTGGAGCCGCGGTCGCGGAGGCGCTGTCGTCCGACGGAGCCGACGTCCCCCTGCTGGCCTCGATCCCCCTGAGCCCCGCGCTGCGCGCCGGCGGGGATGCGGGTGCTCCGGTCGTGCTGGATGCCGAGACGGATGCCGCGGCCACGACCATCCGCGCCCTCGCACGTTCCCTGGCCGGGCGCGGGCGCGGACTCGCCGGTCGCCCGTTGCCGATGTCGCTCGGCTGA
- a CDS encoding Sec-independent protein translocase TatB yields MQFGLTFEKLLLIGLIAVLIVGPERLPRMAEGFAKVVRRAGEYLRDTRTRVRDEMGPELDDVDWRKLDPRQYDPRRIIRDALLEEPTPPTHPMAAAAAIAEPEPRTPPQRFTPGELPPFDLEAT; encoded by the coding sequence ATGCAGTTCGGGTTGACCTTCGAGAAGCTTCTGCTGATCGGTCTCATCGCGGTGCTCATCGTGGGCCCCGAACGCCTTCCGCGCATGGCCGAGGGCTTCGCCAAGGTCGTGCGCCGCGCCGGGGAGTACCTCCGCGACACGCGCACCCGCGTGCGCGACGAGATGGGCCCCGAGCTCGACGACGTCGACTGGCGCAAGCTCGATCCCCGCCAGTACGACCCCCGTCGCATCATCCGGGACGCCCTCCTCGAGGAGCCGACCCCTCCGACGCATCCGATGGCGGCGGCCGCCGCCATCGCGGAGCCCGAGCCGCGCACCCCGCCGCAGAGGTTCACTCCCGGCGAGCTTCCGCCCTTCGATCTCGAAGCCACCTGA
- a CDS encoding O-methyltransferase: MSEHDANARFIRESLTEPDAIARARAHGVELGAAPISIAVGSQIAVLAAATAARSIVEIGTGAGVSGLWLLRGAPQAVLTSIDNEPEHLAAARQSFSDAKVPATRARFITGRAADVLPRMNEDAYDIVLVDADPENVIDYVEHGLRLVRRGGIVLVPRVLAGGRVADPVQRDEITAGYRSLIQETQESSAVLATVSPAGEGLLQLISVAERD; the protein is encoded by the coding sequence ATGAGCGAACACGACGCGAACGCACGTTTCATCCGAGAGTCCCTCACGGAACCGGATGCGATCGCGCGCGCTCGGGCGCACGGCGTCGAGCTCGGAGCGGCGCCGATCAGCATCGCCGTCGGCTCGCAGATCGCCGTGCTCGCCGCCGCGACCGCCGCCCGTTCGATCGTCGAGATCGGCACCGGCGCCGGAGTATCCGGACTCTGGCTGCTGCGCGGCGCGCCGCAGGCCGTGCTCACCTCGATCGACAACGAGCCCGAGCACCTCGCCGCGGCCCGCCAGTCGTTCTCCGACGCGAAGGTCCCGGCCACCCGCGCCCGCTTCATCACGGGCCGCGCCGCCGATGTGCTCCCCCGCATGAACGAGGACGCCTACGACATCGTGCTCGTCGACGCCGATCCCGAGAACGTCATCGACTACGTGGAGCACGGACTGCGCCTCGTCCGCCGCGGCGGTATCGTGCTCGTCCCCCGCGTTCTCGCGGGAGGCCGCGTGGCCGACCCCGTGCAGCGCGATGAGATCACGGCGGGCTACCGCTCCCTGATCCAGGAGACCCAGGAGTCGTCGGCCGTGCTCGCGACCGTGTCTCCCGCGGGCGAGGGCCTGCTGCAGTTGATCAGCGTCGCCGAGCGCGACTGA
- a CDS encoding DUF3117 domain-containing protein, which translates to MAAMKPRTGDGPMEAVKEGRLIIVRVPLEGGGRLVVSVNDAEAKELHDVLAAVVAPA; encoded by the coding sequence ATGGCAGCGATGAAGCCGAGGACCGGGGACGGCCCCATGGAGGCCGTGAAAGAAGGACGACTCATCATCGTGCGCGTTCCGCTCGAAGGAGGAGGCCGTTTGGTCGTCTCCGTGAACGACGCCGAGGCCAAGGAGCTTCACGACGTGCTGGCAGCCGTCGTGGCGCCGGCCTGA